One Spirochaetota bacterium DNA segment encodes these proteins:
- a CDS encoding cytochrome c biogenesis protein ResB — MNGERVPRRSFWAIPWSYRQGVLFAAAFFVGAAVLDMFPHRLFILGGAASGVFVIVVLLLVIVPFVLFKDTAALRYLSGKHNAIIAISFFTACVIIMGLIPQPSEHLLSAGGVLWVFRMKYSIVFFTMALYLLVSLGYAIASRCRAFTVRNAVFLASHGGLFLVILGMCAGSGMQQVSMTVHTKDYVWYGRDQFGNDTELPLAIKLESFTIDYHSTNVGAAPRQFRSVVSIVTSDKKRTRAAIAVNAPFTIHGVTLYQSGYDAAKGALSDISIIHAVRDPWIGVVYAGMIMLLIGAVCMVVIYMRSFTLARGKP, encoded by the coding sequence ATGAACGGAGAGCGTGTCCCTCGTCGATCATTCTGGGCAATACCATGGTCCTATCGGCAGGGCGTGCTGTTCGCCGCCGCATTCTTTGTCGGCGCTGCCGTTCTCGATATGTTCCCCCATCGCCTGTTCATTCTCGGCGGAGCGGCATCGGGCGTTTTCGTCATTGTCGTTCTTCTGCTCGTCATCGTACCGTTCGTGCTTTTCAAGGATACCGCGGCACTGCGCTATCTTTCGGGAAAGCATAATGCCATCATAGCGATATCATTTTTTACTGCATGCGTCATTATCATGGGTCTCATACCCCAGCCATCGGAGCATCTTCTTTCCGCAGGCGGCGTGTTGTGGGTGTTCAGGATGAAGTACAGTATCGTTTTCTTTACCATGGCGTTGTATCTGCTTGTGTCGCTCGGTTACGCCATCGCCAGCCGCTGCCGTGCGTTCACGGTACGCAATGCGGTGTTTCTAGCATCGCATGGAGGGCTTTTTCTCGTCATCCTCGGCATGTGTGCGGGCAGCGGAATGCAGCAGGTGTCGATGACCGTCCATACGAAAGACTATGTCTGGTACGGAAGGGACCAGTTCGGCAATGATACGGAGCTCCCGCTTGCGATAAAGCTCGAATCGTTCACGATAGACTATCATTCGACGAATGTCGGGGCTGCCCCACGGCAGTTCAGGTCCGTCGTCAGCATCGTTACCTCGGATAAAAAGCGCACGAGAGCGGCGATCGCAGTCAATGCACCGTTCACTATCCATGGGGTTACGCTATATCAGTCGGGATATGATGCCGCCAAAGGCGCATTATCGGATATCAGTATCATACATGCGGTTCGCGATCCATGGATAGGCGTCGTCTACGCGGGGATGATAATGCTTCTCATCGGTGCGGTCTGCATGGTCGTCATCTATATGCGGTCATTCACACTGGCAAGGGGTAAACCGTGA
- the nrfH gene encoding cytochrome c nitrite reductase small subunit: MAFSAARIIEAITPPLHFRLPLIIFAGVFTGLGAAGFYLSSIWSYASDSPSACVNCHIMGPQYATWAHSSHRERAHCNDCHVPHNNIANHYFFKAKDGSRHAALFTLRLEPQVIHIKHEGRGVVQKNCLRCHTHVNLRVMFAANTRVNKGRYCTDCHRDVPHGRVNSLASAPYAQLPLPGRPVPAWLLDMTAKDKE, from the coding sequence TTGGCTTTTTCGGCCGCACGGATAATCGAAGCGATCACACCGCCGCTGCATTTTCGGCTGCCCCTTATCATATTCGCGGGCGTTTTCACCGGATTGGGCGCGGCAGGGTTCTATCTTTCTTCGATATGGTCGTATGCATCCGATTCGCCTTCCGCCTGCGTCAATTGCCATATCATGGGGCCGCAGTACGCGACCTGGGCACATTCCTCGCATCGGGAACGTGCGCACTGCAATGACTGTCATGTGCCGCATAATAACATCGCAAATCATTATTTCTTCAAGGCGAAGGACGGATCGCGGCATGCGGCGCTGTTCACGCTGCGACTTGAGCCGCAGGTGATACATATCAAGCATGAGGGGCGCGGTGTCGTGCAGAAGAACTGCCTGCGCTGCCATACCCATGTCAATCTCCGGGTGATGTTCGCCGCGAATACGCGGGTGAACAAAGGGCGTTACTGCACCGACTGCCATCGCGATGTTCCGCACGGACGGGTGAACAGTCTTGCGTCGGCGCCGTATGCGCAATTGCCGCTTCCCGGGCGGCCCGTGCCCGCATGGCTTCTCGATATGACCGCAAAGGATAAGGAGTGA
- the nrfA gene encoding ammonia-forming cytochrome c nitrite reductase → MFDLKAMLEKHPRAGWLLYGGIVLAVVLIGVLVFTIMERRAEALYAYAPAVKIKPFEPRSAEWGKNFPKEYESYLRTAGSDFRSRYNGSAVRDTLAEYPALIVLWAGYPFSFDYRQGRGHMHAITDIRETLRTGAPMRSNGGSMPATCWTCKSTDVPRLMHELGSAAAFYKGSWASRGREVVNPIGCADCHDNETMQLKITRPSLIEAFSRIGRDITKASHQEMRSLVCAQCHVEYYFKGEGKYLTFPWDKGFTAEAMEAYYDGIAFSDWTHTLSKTPMLKCQHPDYEIYLSGLHARRGVSCADCHMPYRSEGAQKFTDHHIQSPLNNIAASCQVCHRESEEELRATVYARQDSVMSERKKLENILVRAHVEAAHAWSLGAAAAEMKDVLTLIRHAQWRWDFAAASHGASFHSTVESARVISSGIAKAQEARVLLARVLASHGFTKEIPLPDVATKDSAQNHIGVGREQRLQEKRRFLDSIVPQWLSDARK, encoded by the coding sequence ATGTTCGACCTGAAGGCTATGCTCGAAAAACATCCCCGGGCAGGGTGGCTGCTCTACGGGGGCATCGTTCTCGCCGTCGTTCTCATCGGTGTGCTGGTGTTCACCATAATGGAACGCCGCGCCGAAGCGCTCTATGCATACGCGCCTGCGGTGAAAATAAAGCCCTTTGAGCCGCGAAGCGCCGAGTGGGGAAAGAATTTTCCAAAGGAATACGAATCGTATCTGAGGACGGCGGGATCGGATTTCCGATCGAGATACAACGGCAGCGCCGTGCGTGATACGCTCGCAGAATATCCCGCGTTGATCGTGCTTTGGGCGGGCTATCCGTTCTCGTTCGATTACCGTCAGGGCAGAGGGCATATGCATGCGATAACCGATATTCGCGAAACGCTCCGCACCGGCGCACCCATGCGATCGAATGGCGGCTCCATGCCGGCCACTTGCTGGACGTGTAAAAGCACCGACGTGCCGCGGCTCATGCATGAGCTCGGCTCTGCCGCAGCGTTCTACAAAGGGAGCTGGGCCTCACGAGGCCGCGAAGTCGTGAACCCTATCGGATGCGCCGACTGTCATGACAATGAGACCATGCAGCTTAAGATAACGCGACCGTCGCTCATAGAGGCGTTCTCCCGCATCGGCCGTGATATTACGAAAGCGAGCCATCAGGAGATGCGCTCGCTTGTCTGCGCGCAATGCCATGTGGAATATTATTTCAAGGGCGAGGGGAAGTATCTTACATTCCCCTGGGACAAGGGCTTTACCGCCGAGGCCATGGAGGCGTATTACGACGGCATCGCGTTCAGCGATTGGACGCATACGCTCAGCAAAACCCCGATGCTGAAATGCCAGCATCCTGATTATGAGATATATCTGAGCGGATTGCATGCCCGCCGCGGCGTGAGCTGTGCTGACTGCCACATGCCGTATCGGAGCGAGGGCGCGCAGAAATTCACCGATCATCACATCCAGTCGCCGCTCAACAATATTGCCGCATCATGCCAGGTGTGCCATCGCGAAAGCGAGGAAGAGCTCCGCGCAACGGTATATGCACGGCAGGATTCGGTCATGAGCGAACGCAAAAAGCTCGAGAATATCCTGGTGCGTGCCCACGTCGAGGCAGCGCATGCCTGGAGCCTCGGGGCGGCCGCCGCGGAGATGAAGGACGTGCTTACGCTCATACGCCATGCGCAATGGCGATGGGACTTTGCGGCCGCAAGTCATGGGGCATCGTTCCATTCGACGGTTGAATCCGCGCGCGTCATAAGTTCCGGGATAGCGAAGGCACAGGAGGCCCGTGTGCTGCTCGCCCGCGTACTCGCATCGCACGGATTCACTAAGGAGATACCGCTTCCCGATGTCGCGACAAAGGACAGTGCGCAGAATCATATCGGTGTCGGGCGTGAACAGCGCCTGCAGGAGAAAAGGAGATTCCTTGACAGTATTGTGCCGCAATGGCTCTCGGACGCAAGGAAGTAA